The following coding sequences lie in one Arachis ipaensis cultivar K30076 chromosome B03, Araip1.1, whole genome shotgun sequence genomic window:
- the LOC107630822 gene encoding C2 domain-containing protein At1g63220-like isoform X1 — MPQGTLEVLLVSAKKLENTDFLCKMDPFVILTCRTQTQQSSVASNQGTNPEWNETFVFTVSEGVKDIHLKIMDQDLGTRDDFVGELTIPLASVFAEGRVPPHSYTVVKNDHYCGEIRLGLKFTPDQNRNRGMDESFGGWKESAAYY; from the exons ATGCCGCAAGGAACCCTTGAAGTCCTTCTTGTTAGTGCCAAGAAACTTGAGAATACTGATTTTCTTT GTAAAATGGACCCCTTCGTGATCCTCACATGCCGTACTCAGACGCAGCAAAGCAGTGTTGCATCAA ACCAGGGAACGAATCCAGAATGGAATGAGACGTTTGTGTTCACCGTGTCTGAAGGCGTTAAAGATATCCATTTGAAGATCATGGACCAAGATCTCGGCACACGTGATGACTTTGTTGGAGAACTTAC CATTCCACTGGCTTCGGTGTTTGCTGAAGGAAGAGTTCCACCCCATTCATACACCGTTGTCAAGAATGACCACTATTGTGGGGAGATTAGACTTGGCCTGAAATTTACGCCCGAT CAAAACCGTAATCGGGGTATGGACGAAAGTTTTGGTGGATGGAAGGAGTCTGCTGCTTATTACTGA
- the LOC107630822 gene encoding C2 domain-containing protein At1g63220-like isoform X2: protein MPQGTLEVLLVSAKKLENTDFLYQGTNPEWNETFVFTVSEGVKDIHLKIMDQDLGTRDDFVGELTIPLASVFAEGRVPPHSYTVVKNDHYCGEIRLGLKFTPDQNRNRGMDESFGGWKESAAYY from the exons ATGCCGCAAGGAACCCTTGAAGTCCTTCTTGTTAGTGCCAAGAAACTTGAGAATACTGATTTTCTTT ACCAGGGAACGAATCCAGAATGGAATGAGACGTTTGTGTTCACCGTGTCTGAAGGCGTTAAAGATATCCATTTGAAGATCATGGACCAAGATCTCGGCACACGTGATGACTTTGTTGGAGAACTTAC CATTCCACTGGCTTCGGTGTTTGCTGAAGGAAGAGTTCCACCCCATTCATACACCGTTGTCAAGAATGACCACTATTGTGGGGAGATTAGACTTGGCCTGAAATTTACGCCCGAT CAAAACCGTAATCGGGGTATGGACGAAAGTTTTGGTGGATGGAAGGAGTCTGCTGCTTATTACTGA
- the LOC107630824 gene encoding bifunctional UDP-glucose 4-epimerase and UDP-xylose 4-epimerase 1, with product MVSSNQTILVTGGAGFIGTHTVVQLLKGGFRVSIIDNLDNSVMEAVDRVRELVGPHLSQNLEFNLGDLRNKDDLEKLFSKTKFDAVIHFAALKAVGESVAKPRRYFDFNLVGTINLYEVMAKYNCKKMVFSSSATVYGQPEKIPCMEDFKLQAMNPYGRTKVFLEEIARDIQKAEPEWKIILLRYFNPVGAHESGRLGEDPRGIPNNLMPYIQQVAVGRLPELNVYGHDYPTKDGSAVRDYIHVMDLADGHIAALRKLFTSDNIGCTAYNLGTGQGTSVLEMVAAFEKASGKKIPIKLCPRRPGDATEVYASTAKAEKELGWKAKYGVEEMCRDQWNWAKNNPWGYKGKP from the exons ATGGTGTCGTCCAATCAAACGATACTGGTGACCGGTGGTGCCGGTTTCATCGGCACTCACACTGTGGTTCAACTCCTCAAGGGAGGTTTTAGGGTTTCAATCATTGACAATCTCGACAATTCCGTCATGGAAGCTGTTGACCGGGTCAGAGAGCTCGTCGGTCCTCACCTCTCTCAGAACCTCGAATTCAACCTC GGCGATCTCAGGAATAAGGATGACTTGGAGAAACTCTTCTCCAAAACAAA GTTTGATGCTGTTATCCACTTTGCTGCTCTTAAAGCTGTTGGAGAAAGCGTTGCCAAGCCTCGTCGCTATTTTGATTTCAATCTGGTTGGAACCATCAATCTatatgaagttatggccaagtATAATTGCAAAAAG ATGGTTTTCTCATCATCTGCAACTGTTTATGGCCAACCTGAAAAGATACCTTGCATGGAGGATTTCAAGTTACAGGCTATGAATCCCTATGGACGGACCAAG GTTTTCCTTGAAGAAATTGCTCGAGATATCCAAAAGGCTGAGCCAGAGTGGAAGATCATTTTACTGAGATACTTCAATCCAGTTGGAGCCCATGAAAGTGGTAGACTGGGTGAAGATCCCAGGGGTATCCCAAATAACCTCATGCCTTACATTCAACAAGTTGCTGTTGGAAGGCTGCCCGAACTTAATGTATACGGTCATGATTATCCCACAAAGGATGGCTCTGCG GTACGGGACTATATCCATGTGATGGACTTAGCTGATGGCCACATTGCTGCCTTGAGAAAGCTGTTCACATCGGATAACATAG GCTGTACTGCTTACAACCTGGGAACTGGCCAAGGTACATCtgtgcttgaaatggttgcagCATTTGAAAAAGCTTCTGGCAAG aaaatTCCCATAAAATTGTGTCCAAGAAGGCCGGGAGATGCTACTGAGGTATATGCATCTACAGCGAAGGCTGAGAAAGAACTTGGTTGGAA GGCAAAATATGGCGTAGAGGAGATGTGCAGGGACCAATGGAATTGGGCAAAGAACAACCCGTGGGG
- the LOC107630821 gene encoding methyl-CpG-binding domain-containing protein 13 isoform X2: protein MAEPDTETPEQTNTQISSNAECTPEQQIVDKAIDRPEWLPDGWTVDIRTRKTGSLTGSGYKCYIEPLNGYTFYSKPAVLRYLEPKDNTCIPKKKKAKSPATGSPSIVAIEKSIAEDLPPGWIKEVTIRKNHNGIRKDPVYKDPVSGHAFRSKRDVQRYLASGYIRPSRKRIQDGDKLTPSPAGKRHKLNESAPEQQLSAGGATFDKSSLELIDDNSSRKGQDVNIQSGMMMVAPISVVKMHSLEDDSAEDLSEIEKMSDPDDMQEEHVGNRMREGEFNVHRQSSPQLHNMRELHSPSQVLKQLGGFDDDMKTNNSISCEKTPKQGRKRSKVDISADLQQREGVSAAELADCAPPKRESANKRRKSYKTPPITGDQLEKLRGKEMYDEKSEPQVSSAFNYTSSDPSLENATNNLQSMLLVENGPNTTGITTVLQTDIQKKSVDSVTGRSGDGNPQVRSNKSKKKKELKVPMRVSKRLAGLEPEVQPSGRALEYATRKSRKEPPPATATEISIDGASDHLNLEEETKLTCHASHSLKTEVLRESSNQSEKSCDAPTVPKEQLQKVIEAENTGDERSELQLPVPFGDSWSDPCLEFAFKTLTDDVLFHPATDILPVITPDLNYLPNTELHGVMITSEEAHDNSNQPQSKKELNMVNPAEPFPRQLENAPKFTTSEPYGDEGYTRNLAGESLHSEVGNVMPLMHHTVIHQEPLKEGAQVHKGESIIIGPPLVETGTVNHDNSKSQFCASFANSWSDPCLEFAFKTLTGATSADNNLQQPPNFHNQIDGGSLFPDFGSSSFSQSNFSFYHDIGVNSMPGQQSSRSNPIPPLEKASQRGYPEVDPQNQYSQFQNHFPR from the exons ATGGCCGAACCTGATACCGAAACGCCTGAACAAACAAATACCCAGATAAGCAGTAACGCAGAATGCACACCTGAACAACAA ATTGTAGACAAAGCTATTGATCGCCCTGAGTGGTTACCTGATGGGTGGACTGTGGATATCAGAACTCGCAAAACTGGTTCGCTTACGGGATCTGGATATAAG TGTTACATTGAACCATTAAATGGATACACATTCTACTCCAAACCTGCTGTATTACGATATCTGGAACCTAAGGACAATACATGCATTCCGAAGAAGAAGAAAGCGAAATCCCCGGCCACAGGGTCCCCAAGCATC GTTGCGATTGAGAAATCCATTGCAGAGGATCTACCACCTGGGTGGATAAAAGAAGTAACAATTAGAAAAAACCACAACGGCATCAGGAAAGATCCG GTATATAAAGATCCAGTAAGTGGCCATGCATTCCGTTCCAAGAGGGATGTACAGCGTTATCTTGCATCTGGGTATATTAGGCCTTCTAGAAAAAGAATCCAGGATGGAGACAAGTTAACT CCATCACCTGCTGGTAAAAGACACAAACTGAATGAGTCTGCACCTGAACAACAGCTTTCTGCTG GTGGAGCAACATTTGATAAAAGCAGCTTAGAACTGATAGATGACAACAGCTCAAGAAAAGGACAAGATGTGAACATCCAATCTGGAATGATGATGGTTGCTCCTATTTCTGTTGTAAAGATGCATTCACTAGAGGATGATAGTGCTGAAGACCTTTCTGAAATTGAAAAAATGTCTGATCCAG ATGATATGCAAGAGGAGCATGTTGGGAATAGGATGAGAGAGGGGGAGTTCAATGTGCATCGCCAATCTTCACCACAACTCCATAATATGAGAGAGCTGCACAGTCCTTCCCAGGTTTTGAAGCAACTTGGTGGATTTGATGATGACATGAAGACGAATAATTCCATATCCTGTGAAAAGACCCCCAAACAAGGTCGCAAAAGGTCAAAAGTTGATATCAGTGCAGACTTGCAACAACGTGAGGGTGTGTCAGCTGCAGAGCTTGCAGATTGTGCACCGCCAAAAAGAGAGTCAGCAAATAAAAGACGGAAATCTTATAAAACCCCACCTATTACAGGTGATCAACTGGAGAAACTGAGAGGTAAAGAAATGTATGATGAGAAATCAGAACCCCAAGTGTCGTCGGCATTCAACTACACTTCGTCTGACCCAAGCTTAGAAAATGCAACTAATAATCTGCAGAGTATGTTACTAGTTGAGAATGGACCTAATACTACTGGAATCACTACAGTTCTTCAAACTGATATTCAAAAGAAATCGGTTGACAGTGTTACTGGAAGAAGCGGGGATGGAAACCCACAGGTACGTTCAAATAaatccaaaaagaagaaagagctTAAAGTGCCTATGCGAGTATCAAAGCGACTTGCTGGCCTTGAACCTGAGGTACAGCCTTCCGGAAGAGCTCTTGAATATGCCACTAGAAAATCAAGAAAAGAACCACCACCTGCAACTGCTACTGAAATTTCAATTGATGGGGCATCTGACCATCTTAaccttgaggaagaaaccaaGCTTACATGTCATGCATCTCATAGTTTGAAAACAGAAGTACTAAGAGAATCATCAAACCAGAGTGAGAAGTCATGCGATGCCCCAACTGTTCCCAAGGAACAATTGCAGAAAGTTATTGAAGCTGAAAATACCGGTGATGAGAGATCAGAGCTACAGCTTCCAGTGCCATTCGGGGACTCTTGGTCAGATCCATGCCTAGAATTTGCATTCAAGACTCTTACTGACGATGTGCTATTTCATCCTGCCACTGACATTTTGCCTGTTATAACTCCCGATCTTAATTACCTACCAAATACTGAATTGCATGGGGTGATGATAACCAGTGAAGAAGCTCATGATAACTCAAACCAACCCCAGAGcaagaaagagcttaatatggtTAATCCCGCAGAACCATTCCCAAGGCAACTAGAGAATGCTCCTAAATTTACAACTAGTGAACCTTATGGTGATGAAGGCTACACAAGGAATTTAGCTGGAGAATCTTTACATAGTGAAGTTGGAAACGTAATGCCACTCATGCATCATACAGTGATACACCAAGAGCCATTGAAGGAAGGTGCACAGGTTCATAAGGGTGAATCCATTATAATCGGGCCACCTCTGGTTGAAACTGGAACTGTAAACCATGATAACTCTAAGTCACAGTTCTGTGCCTCCTTTGCAAATTCTTGGTCTGATCCATGCCTTGAATTTGCATTTAAGACTCTTACAGGTGCGACATCAGCGGACAATAATTTACAGCAACCTCCAAATTTCCATAACCAGATCGATGGTGGCTCATTGTTTCCTGACTTTGGATCTTCCAGCTTTTCTCAGAGTAATTTCTCATTTTACCATGACATAGGAGTGAATTCCATGCCGGGGCAACAATCATCACGTAGCAATCCAATTCCACCCTTAGAAAAGGCGAGCCAGCGAGGTTATCCTGAAGTTGATCCTCAAAATCAATATTCTCAGTTCCAGAATCATTTTCCAAGGTAA
- the LOC107630821 gene encoding methyl-CpG-binding domain-containing protein 13 isoform X1, with protein sequence MAEPDTETPEQTNTQISSNAECTPEQQLQIVDKAIDRPEWLPDGWTVDIRTRKTGSLTGSGYKCYIEPLNGYTFYSKPAVLRYLEPKDNTCIPKKKKAKSPATGSPSIVAIEKSIAEDLPPGWIKEVTIRKNHNGIRKDPVYKDPVSGHAFRSKRDVQRYLASGYIRPSRKRIQDGDKLTPSPAGKRHKLNESAPEQQLSAGGATFDKSSLELIDDNSSRKGQDVNIQSGMMMVAPISVVKMHSLEDDSAEDLSEIEKMSDPDDMQEEHVGNRMREGEFNVHRQSSPQLHNMRELHSPSQVLKQLGGFDDDMKTNNSISCEKTPKQGRKRSKVDISADLQQREGVSAAELADCAPPKRESANKRRKSYKTPPITGDQLEKLRGKEMYDEKSEPQVSSAFNYTSSDPSLENATNNLQSMLLVENGPNTTGITTVLQTDIQKKSVDSVTGRSGDGNPQVRSNKSKKKKELKVPMRVSKRLAGLEPEVQPSGRALEYATRKSRKEPPPATATEISIDGASDHLNLEEETKLTCHASHSLKTEVLRESSNQSEKSCDAPTVPKEQLQKVIEAENTGDERSELQLPVPFGDSWSDPCLEFAFKTLTDDVLFHPATDILPVITPDLNYLPNTELHGVMITSEEAHDNSNQPQSKKELNMVNPAEPFPRQLENAPKFTTSEPYGDEGYTRNLAGESLHSEVGNVMPLMHHTVIHQEPLKEGAQVHKGESIIIGPPLVETGTVNHDNSKSQFCASFANSWSDPCLEFAFKTLTGATSADNNLQQPPNFHNQIDGGSLFPDFGSSSFSQSNFSFYHDIGVNSMPGQQSSRSNPIPPLEKASQRGYPEVDPQNQYSQFQNHFPR encoded by the exons ATGGCCGAACCTGATACCGAAACGCCTGAACAAACAAATACCCAGATAAGCAGTAACGCAGAATGCACACCTGAACAACAA CTTCAGATTGTAGACAAAGCTATTGATCGCCCTGAGTGGTTACCTGATGGGTGGACTGTGGATATCAGAACTCGCAAAACTGGTTCGCTTACGGGATCTGGATATAAG TGTTACATTGAACCATTAAATGGATACACATTCTACTCCAAACCTGCTGTATTACGATATCTGGAACCTAAGGACAATACATGCATTCCGAAGAAGAAGAAAGCGAAATCCCCGGCCACAGGGTCCCCAAGCATC GTTGCGATTGAGAAATCCATTGCAGAGGATCTACCACCTGGGTGGATAAAAGAAGTAACAATTAGAAAAAACCACAACGGCATCAGGAAAGATCCG GTATATAAAGATCCAGTAAGTGGCCATGCATTCCGTTCCAAGAGGGATGTACAGCGTTATCTTGCATCTGGGTATATTAGGCCTTCTAGAAAAAGAATCCAGGATGGAGACAAGTTAACT CCATCACCTGCTGGTAAAAGACACAAACTGAATGAGTCTGCACCTGAACAACAGCTTTCTGCTG GTGGAGCAACATTTGATAAAAGCAGCTTAGAACTGATAGATGACAACAGCTCAAGAAAAGGACAAGATGTGAACATCCAATCTGGAATGATGATGGTTGCTCCTATTTCTGTTGTAAAGATGCATTCACTAGAGGATGATAGTGCTGAAGACCTTTCTGAAATTGAAAAAATGTCTGATCCAG ATGATATGCAAGAGGAGCATGTTGGGAATAGGATGAGAGAGGGGGAGTTCAATGTGCATCGCCAATCTTCACCACAACTCCATAATATGAGAGAGCTGCACAGTCCTTCCCAGGTTTTGAAGCAACTTGGTGGATTTGATGATGACATGAAGACGAATAATTCCATATCCTGTGAAAAGACCCCCAAACAAGGTCGCAAAAGGTCAAAAGTTGATATCAGTGCAGACTTGCAACAACGTGAGGGTGTGTCAGCTGCAGAGCTTGCAGATTGTGCACCGCCAAAAAGAGAGTCAGCAAATAAAAGACGGAAATCTTATAAAACCCCACCTATTACAGGTGATCAACTGGAGAAACTGAGAGGTAAAGAAATGTATGATGAGAAATCAGAACCCCAAGTGTCGTCGGCATTCAACTACACTTCGTCTGACCCAAGCTTAGAAAATGCAACTAATAATCTGCAGAGTATGTTACTAGTTGAGAATGGACCTAATACTACTGGAATCACTACAGTTCTTCAAACTGATATTCAAAAGAAATCGGTTGACAGTGTTACTGGAAGAAGCGGGGATGGAAACCCACAGGTACGTTCAAATAaatccaaaaagaagaaagagctTAAAGTGCCTATGCGAGTATCAAAGCGACTTGCTGGCCTTGAACCTGAGGTACAGCCTTCCGGAAGAGCTCTTGAATATGCCACTAGAAAATCAAGAAAAGAACCACCACCTGCAACTGCTACTGAAATTTCAATTGATGGGGCATCTGACCATCTTAaccttgaggaagaaaccaaGCTTACATGTCATGCATCTCATAGTTTGAAAACAGAAGTACTAAGAGAATCATCAAACCAGAGTGAGAAGTCATGCGATGCCCCAACTGTTCCCAAGGAACAATTGCAGAAAGTTATTGAAGCTGAAAATACCGGTGATGAGAGATCAGAGCTACAGCTTCCAGTGCCATTCGGGGACTCTTGGTCAGATCCATGCCTAGAATTTGCATTCAAGACTCTTACTGACGATGTGCTATTTCATCCTGCCACTGACATTTTGCCTGTTATAACTCCCGATCTTAATTACCTACCAAATACTGAATTGCATGGGGTGATGATAACCAGTGAAGAAGCTCATGATAACTCAAACCAACCCCAGAGcaagaaagagcttaatatggtTAATCCCGCAGAACCATTCCCAAGGCAACTAGAGAATGCTCCTAAATTTACAACTAGTGAACCTTATGGTGATGAAGGCTACACAAGGAATTTAGCTGGAGAATCTTTACATAGTGAAGTTGGAAACGTAATGCCACTCATGCATCATACAGTGATACACCAAGAGCCATTGAAGGAAGGTGCACAGGTTCATAAGGGTGAATCCATTATAATCGGGCCACCTCTGGTTGAAACTGGAACTGTAAACCATGATAACTCTAAGTCACAGTTCTGTGCCTCCTTTGCAAATTCTTGGTCTGATCCATGCCTTGAATTTGCATTTAAGACTCTTACAGGTGCGACATCAGCGGACAATAATTTACAGCAACCTCCAAATTTCCATAACCAGATCGATGGTGGCTCATTGTTTCCTGACTTTGGATCTTCCAGCTTTTCTCAGAGTAATTTCTCATTTTACCATGACATAGGAGTGAATTCCATGCCGGGGCAACAATCATCACGTAGCAATCCAATTCCACCCTTAGAAAAGGCGAGCCAGCGAGGTTATCCTGAAGTTGATCCTCAAAATCAATATTCTCAGTTCCAGAATCATTTTCCAAGGTAA
- the LOC107630823 gene encoding protein P21, which yields MAITKTLSIFLVLATTYLTAARAAQFDIINKCSYTVWGAAVPTGGGRQLNSGETWTIQVAAGTTAARIWARTGCSFDGSGNGHCNTGDCGGRLQCSAYGQPPNTLAEFALNQYNNLDFYDISLVDGFNVPMQFSPTSNGCTRSISCTADIIGQCPSQLKTNGGCNNPCTVFKTDQYCCNSGSCSATDYSKYFKTRCPDAYSYPKDDQTSTFTCPGGTNYKVVFCP from the coding sequence ATGGCCATAACCAAAACCCTCTCCATCTTCCTCGTCCTCGCCACCACATACCTCACTGCCGCCAGGGCAGCACAGTTTGACATAATCAACAAATGCTCCTACACCGTCTGGGGCGCCGCGGTGCCCACCGGAGGCGGCCGGCAGCTTAACTCTGGCGAAACATGGACCATTCAGGTTGCCGCCGGCACGACCGCAGCACGCATTTGGGCCCGAACAGGGTGCAGCTTCGACGGTTCAGGAAACGGACACTGCAACACCGGCGACTGCGGCGGTCGGCTCCAGTGCAGCGCATACGGCCAACCACCAAACACGCTGGCAGAATTCGCCCTAAACCAATACAACAACCTGGACTTCTACGACATATCCTTGGTGGATGGTTTCAACGTTCCGATGCAGTTCAGCCCCACCTCAAACGGGTGCACGCGCTCTATTAGCTGCACTGCCGACATCATTGGACAGTGCCCTAGCCAGCTGAAGACTAATGGCGGCTGCAACAACCCTTGCACTGTTTTCAAGACGGATCAGTATTGTTGCAATTCTGGTAGCTGCAGCGCCACTgattattcaaaatattttaagACTAGGTGCCCTGACGCATACAGTTACCCTAAGGATGACCAGACAAGCACGTTTACTTGCCCCGGAGGAACCAACTACAAGGTTGTCTTTTGCCCTTAA